In a genomic window of Variovorax paradoxus:
- a CDS encoding AraC family transcriptional regulator, protein MLGSTLCLRDSTKMSADPFSDILKLTHAQSLVTGGFTAGGTWAIRFPAPDKIKFFAVVKGHCWVRIEGEPEPARFETGDVGLLSAHRWSILSSDPEAEPVDAMGLFSGAGRSSAQLGDGSEFAHIGGHVLLDPVSGPLLLNALPPWIHVRASAPQAPVFRWLLDHLMEERTQAQPGAQLAAAQLAQLLFIQILRAHLGTSGPLVAGWLRALSEPRIAPALRAMHDDPARAWHLEELASACAMSRTTFASHFKAVAGIAPLGYLTEWRMRLAERALGEDDTPVALVAQSLGYTSESAFSHAFKRVTGSSPTAYRQALRAGARVGLTSREAVPQES, encoded by the coding sequence ATGCTTGGGAGTACGCTTTGCTTGCGCGATAGTACGAAGATGAGCGCCGATCCCTTCTCCGACATCCTCAAGTTGACCCATGCGCAGAGCCTGGTGACCGGCGGCTTCACGGCCGGCGGCACCTGGGCGATCCGGTTTCCGGCGCCCGACAAGATCAAGTTCTTCGCCGTCGTGAAGGGCCACTGCTGGGTCCGCATCGAGGGGGAGCCCGAACCCGCGCGCTTCGAGACCGGCGACGTGGGGCTGCTGTCGGCGCACCGCTGGTCGATCCTGTCCAGCGATCCCGAGGCCGAGCCCGTCGATGCCATGGGCCTGTTCTCGGGCGCGGGCCGCTCCTCGGCGCAGCTCGGCGACGGCAGCGAGTTCGCGCACATCGGCGGCCATGTGCTGCTCGACCCGGTCAGCGGGCCCTTGCTGCTGAATGCGCTGCCGCCGTGGATCCATGTCCGCGCGTCGGCGCCGCAGGCCCCGGTGTTCCGCTGGCTGCTCGATCACCTGATGGAGGAGCGCACGCAGGCACAGCCGGGTGCGCAGCTCGCCGCGGCCCAGCTCGCGCAGCTGCTGTTCATCCAGATCCTGCGCGCGCACCTGGGAACCTCGGGGCCGCTGGTCGCGGGCTGGCTGCGCGCCCTGAGCGAGCCGCGCATCGCGCCGGCCCTGCGGGCCATGCACGACGATCCGGCGCGTGCCTGGCACCTGGAGGAGCTGGCCAGCGCCTGCGCCATGTCGCGCACCACCTTCGCCTCGCACTTCAAGGCCGTGGCCGGCATCGCGCCGCTGGGCTATCTGACCGAGTGGCGCATGCGCCTGGCCGAGCGCGCCCTGGGCGAGGACGACACGCCGGTCGCGCTCGTGGCGCAGAGCCTGGGCTACACCTCCGAGAGCGCGTTCAGCCATGCCTTCAAGCGCGTCACCGGGAGTTCGCCGACGGCCTACCGGCAGGCGCTGCGCGCGGGGGCGAGGGTAGGACTCACGAGCCGCGAGGCGGTGCCGCAGGAATCCTAG
- a CDS encoding tripartite tricarboxylate transporter substrate binding protein, whose product MQILDSFLAKALAAGALALACAAASAQPYPAKPIRVVVPFAAGSGTDVMTRVLMEDVHKGLGAPIVIDNKPGANGSIAAEAVSKAAPDGYTLLLGTSSAHSANPWLYKKLNYAPIKDFTAIARTTNFPFVLVVNGTSPVTNVADFLKTVRGGAKNTMGYGNATGQVAGAHLMNVGKFSAIAVPYRSTPPALVDLVGGQFDFMFVDLASSQGLVKDGKVRPLAMMADKGSILMPGLPALGETFPGFSYIAWGGLMGPAGIPPDIVAKLSAEVVKSLNKPAIKERFAALGLEPYPAPPEEFARFMVEQEAAWGTRIKDAGIQAE is encoded by the coding sequence ATGCAGATTCTGGATTCCTTCCTGGCGAAGGCGCTCGCCGCGGGCGCGCTCGCCCTGGCCTGTGCCGCGGCCTCGGCCCAGCCCTATCCGGCCAAGCCGATCCGCGTCGTCGTGCCCTTCGCCGCGGGCAGCGGCACCGACGTGATGACGCGCGTGCTCATGGAGGACGTGCACAAGGGACTCGGCGCCCCGATCGTGATCGACAACAAGCCCGGCGCCAACGGCTCGATCGCCGCCGAGGCCGTGAGCAAGGCCGCGCCCGACGGCTACACCCTGCTGCTCGGCACGAGCTCGGCCCACTCGGCCAATCCCTGGCTCTACAAGAAGCTCAACTACGCGCCGATCAAGGACTTCACCGCGATCGCGCGCACCACCAACTTTCCGTTCGTGCTGGTGGTCAATGGCACCTCGCCCGTGACCAACGTCGCCGACTTCCTCAAGACCGTGCGCGGCGGCGCGAAGAACACCATGGGCTACGGCAACGCCACCGGCCAGGTGGCGGGCGCCCACCTGATGAACGTCGGCAAGTTCTCCGCGATCGCGGTGCCCTACCGCAGCACGCCGCCGGCGCTGGTCGACCTGGTGGGCGGCCAGTTCGACTTCATGTTCGTGGACCTGGCCTCGTCGCAGGGGCTGGTCAAGGACGGCAAGGTGCGGCCGCTGGCCATGATGGCCGACAAGGGCTCGATCCTGATGCCGGGCCTGCCGGCGCTGGGCGAGACCTTTCCGGGCTTCTCGTACATCGCCTGGGGCGGACTGATGGGGCCGGCCGGCATACCGCCGGACATCGTCGCGAAGCTCAGCGCCGAAGTCGTCAAGTCGCTCAACAAGCCCGCGATCAAGGAACGCTTCGCGGCGCTGGGCCTCGAGCCCTATCCCGCGCCGCCCGAGGAGTTCGCGCGCTTCATGGTCGAGCAGGAAGCGGCCTGGGGCACGCGCATCAAGGATGCGGGCATCCAGGCGGAGTGA
- a CDS encoding nitroreductase, which translates to MRASRRSEAALSPSEARILAHLASRRRSCRAFLGEPLPDATIERLFETARHTASWCNTQPWRIVVTRGAGTERFRAAMQAAARAQPPASDFPFPAGYRGVHLERRREAGLQLYDAVGVRRGDRDASAAQALRNFDFFGAPHVLVVTVPAELGPYALVDAGGWVANFLLAAEAHGVAAIAQAALARHAAAIRAHFGLPADQQVVCGISFGHADADDPANGYRTSRVPVDATLQWSRD; encoded by the coding sequence ATGCGGGCATCCAGGCGGAGTGAGGCGGCCTTGAGCCCATCCGAAGCCCGGATCCTCGCGCACCTCGCGTCGCGCCGCCGCAGCTGCCGGGCCTTCCTGGGCGAGCCGCTGCCCGACGCCACCATCGAGCGCCTGTTCGAGACCGCGCGCCACACGGCCTCGTGGTGCAACACGCAGCCCTGGCGCATCGTCGTGACGCGCGGCGCGGGCACCGAGCGCTTCCGCGCGGCCATGCAGGCCGCGGCGCGCGCGCAGCCGCCGGCCAGCGACTTTCCCTTTCCCGCCGGGTACCGCGGCGTGCACCTCGAGCGGCGCCGCGAAGCCGGCCTGCAGCTCTACGACGCCGTCGGCGTGCGCCGCGGCGACCGCGACGCCTCGGCGGCCCAGGCGCTGCGCAACTTCGACTTCTTCGGCGCACCGCATGTGCTGGTCGTCACCGTGCCGGCCGAGCTCGGGCCCTATGCGCTGGTCGACGCCGGCGGCTGGGTCGCGAACTTCCTGCTGGCGGCCGAGGCGCACGGCGTCGCGGCCATCGCGCAGGCCGCGCTGGCGCGGCACGCCGCGGCGATCCGCGCCCATTTCGGCCTGCCCGCCGACCAGCAGGTCGTGTGCGGCATCTCCTTCGGCCACGCCGATGCGGACGATCCGGCGAACGGCTACAGGACCTCGCGCGTGCCCGTCGACGCGACCCTGCAGTGGTCGCGCGATTGA
- a CDS encoding aldehyde reductase, whose translation MEQALVLVTGGTGFIAQHCILALLAQGFRVRTTVRTLAREAEVREHLKTGGAEPGKRLGFVVADLGADAGWAEAAKGCTYVIHGASPTPSGSYATDEDWVRPAVDGNLRVLRAARDAGVQRVVLTSAFGAVGVGHGPMGRPFNEEDWSNLAGDVAPYQRSKTLSERAAWAFVEKEGRGLELAAVNPTAVLGPALGADFSHSIQIIKGMMDGQPGSPRINSGFVDVRDVADLHLLAMTHPAGKGERFLAIAGDSLWLADVAGILRERMGAAAQKVSTRALPNWLVRLGAKTDPRMKAVVPMLGVNMNATSEKARRLLGWNPRSAEEAIVATAESLVRLKLLKA comes from the coding sequence ATGGAACAGGCTTTGGTATTGGTCACCGGCGGCACCGGCTTCATCGCGCAGCACTGCATCCTCGCGCTGCTGGCCCAGGGATTTCGCGTCCGCACGACCGTGCGCACGCTCGCACGGGAAGCGGAGGTCCGCGAGCACCTTAAGACAGGCGGCGCCGAGCCGGGCAAGCGGCTGGGCTTCGTGGTCGCGGACCTGGGCGCGGACGCCGGCTGGGCCGAGGCCGCCAAGGGATGCACCTACGTGATCCACGGCGCCTCGCCCACGCCATCGGGCAGCTATGCCACCGACGAGGACTGGGTCAGGCCGGCCGTCGACGGCAACCTGCGCGTGCTGCGCGCCGCGCGCGATGCGGGCGTCCAGCGCGTGGTCCTCACCTCGGCCTTCGGCGCGGTCGGCGTCGGCCATGGGCCGATGGGCCGGCCCTTCAATGAAGAGGACTGGAGCAACCTCGCGGGCGATGTCGCGCCCTATCAGCGGTCGAAGACGCTGTCCGAGCGCGCCGCCTGGGCCTTCGTCGAGAAGGAAGGCCGCGGCCTCGAGCTCGCGGCCGTCAACCCGACCGCGGTGCTGGGCCCCGCGCTCGGTGCCGACTTCTCGCACTCGATCCAGATCATCAAGGGAATGATGGACGGCCAGCCCGGCTCGCCCAGGATCAACTCGGGCTTCGTCGACGTGCGCGATGTCGCGGACCTGCACCTGCTCGCGATGACGCATCCGGCCGGCAAGGGCGAGCGCTTCCTCGCGATCGCGGGCGACAGCCTGTGGCTGGCCGACGTGGCGGGCATCCTGCGCGAGCGCATGGGCGCGGCGGCACAGAAGGTGTCGACGCGGGCCCTGCCGAACTGGCTGGTGCGGCTCGGCGCGAAGACCGACCCGCGCATGAAGGCCGTCGTGCCGATGCTCGGCGTGAACATGAACGCCACCAGCGAGAAGGCCCGGCGGCTGCTCGGATGGAACCCGCGCTCGGCCGAGGAGGCGATCGTCGCGACGGCCGAGAGCCTGGTGCGGCTGAAGCTGCTAAAGGCGTGA